The following proteins are encoded in a genomic region of Cryptomeria japonica chromosome 11, Sugi_1.0, whole genome shotgun sequence:
- the LOC131032157 gene encoding replication protein A 70 kDa DNA-binding subunit A-like has protein sequence MPMPMRMNEVEQHLQLTPHALLCINAGDDVPSPLLQLLSFEKLIDDENDNARYKVVLSDATHMQLAILPPKYSGLLLSETLKIGTILSLTAYACRNVWNSRTIIIFSLAVKFTNSPLLGKPRYLFKEQEQQMLGRDTPATTKRSLKFGIHLPPVQHEPSVNISPIKALNPFQNKWTIKGRVTNKRKMHQYSTPKSTGQVFSFDMIDSEGTEIRITCFGDVAEMHYHRVEPGTYYTVSKGCVKEANTKWNKLNSHLEITLDNNSILKRCDDVVECEANNSQFTPINEITYCTNNTLVDVIGIVVAVGEPSLIRRKDGSEVTKRIVKINDASAFTIDVNLWGETWQGLGEDLKSMHTTQTAVVLAVRNARVGYFNGKVVNTTTATTLNINPSIPETETLMSRGKISDALLPLTCVAGQLNSQYSRMTITVVLERTSVLSETVESTIRAVVRIIKTDSFCYPACPLKFNGKECKKKCTQQSDNQWFCSRCQTAVPECNYKYLLQMKLQDHTGALWATAFDEVGTNILQISAKELYMLQYDLTTQKTPQSIIKHVLLSSFVFTLSITTDMYNSEPRLKATITKVARIDYQAENALLLAEIAQMTTTA, from the exons ATGCCCATGCCAATGCGTATGAAT GAAGTGGAACAACATCTACAATTGACCCCACATGCACTGCTCTGCATCAACGCTGGGGATGATGTCCCCTCTCCACTGCTTCAGCTTTTGTCTTTTGAAAAATTGATagacgatgaaaatgacaatgcCCGATATAAGGTTGTTTTGTCTGATGCCACACACATGCAATTGGCGATCCTCCCACCTAAGTATAGTGGTTTGCTGCTTTCAGAGACATTAAAGATTGGCACTATCCTATCATTGACAGCCTATGCTTGTAGAAATGTTTGGAACTCAAG GACTATAATAATATTCAGCCTTGCTGTCAAATTTACCAATTCTCCATTGCTTGGGAAACCTAGATATCTGTTTAAAGAGCAAGAACAACAAATGTTGGGTCGAGACACACCTGCCACAACTAAACGATCCCTTAAATTTGGAATTCACCTCCCACCTGTGCAGCACGAACCTTCTGTTAATATCAGCCCGATTAAAGCCTTGAACCCCTTccaaaataaatggacaataaAGGGGCGTGTGACAAACAAGAGGAAGATGCATCAATACAGTACACCAAAGTCCACTGGCCAAGTATTTAGCTTTGACATGATAGATAGTGAAGGTACTGAAATTAGGATAACTTGCTTTGGCGATGTAGCAGAAATGCATTATCATAGGGTTGAACCAGGAACATATTATACTGTGTCAAAAGGTTGCGTTAAAGAAGCTAACACTAAATGGAATAAGCTTAACAGCCATCTTGAGATAACTTTGGACAACAATTCAATATTGAAGCGTTGTGATGATGTTGTTGAATGTGAAGCAAATAATTCTCAATTCACACCAATCAATGAAATTACATACTGCACCAACAACACTTTAGTTGATGTTATTGGTATTGTAGTTGCTGTTGGAGAACCCTCATTAATTCGCAGGAAGGATGGAAGCGAAGTAACAAAGAGAATTGTAAAAATAAATGATGCCTCAGCTTTTACTATCGATGTTAACTTATGGGGAGAAACATGGCAAGGGCTAGGTGAAGATTTGAAGAGCATGCACACAACCCAAACAGCTGTTGTCCTTGCAGTCAGAAATGCTCGTGTTGGTTATTTCAATGGAAAGGTGGTCAACACAACCACAGCAACAACCCTAAATATAAACCCTTCTATACCTGAAACAGAGACACTTATGTCAAGAGGAAAGATTTCAGATGCCCTTTTACCGCTAACATGTGTTGCTGGCCAGCTTAACTCACAATACAGTAGGATGACAATCACAGTTGTTTTAGAGCGTACAAGTGTTCTCTCTGAAACAGTTGAAAGTACTATTAGGGCTGTTGTGAGAATCATTAAAACTGATTCTTTTTGCTATCCAGCCTGCCCTTTGAAATTTAATGGAAAAGAATGTAAAAAGAAATGCACCCAGCAAAGTGATAATCAATGGTTTTGTTCAAGATGTCAAACTGCTGTGCCAGAATGCAATTACAAATACTTATTGCAGATGAAGCTCCAAGATCATACAGGGGCTCTTTGGGCTACTGCCTTTGATGAGGTTGGCACAAATATACTGCAAATATCTGCCAAGGAGCTTTACATGCTGCAGTACGATTTGACTACACAAAAAACGCCTCAGTCCATTATCAAGCATGTCCTTTTGTCTTCCTTTGTTTTCACACTCTCTATTACAACAGACATGTACAATTCAGAACCCAGGCTCAAAGCAACGATAACCAAAGTTGCCAGGATTGATTACCAGGCTGAAAATGCTCTTTTGCTTGCAGAGATTGCTCAGATGACTACAACTGCATAG